A stretch of DNA from Deltaproteobacteria bacterium:
CGCAGTCTAAAGCCTGCGGCTACCAAAGCGTTGCCGTGTCTGCAATCCCCTGTCACGCTTGGTTGACAATACTGGTTATGAGGTGCACTTTTATTTTGTCATCAAACACTCGCTGTTGTGCATATTAACTGTCAAGGGCCTTTGCAGCAGAATGATTGGTTACACAGGATCACCCCGCATGCTATCAACGTTTGCCAAAGAGTACGGCCTCCGGGTGGCGCTCCAGATACTCAGTGAGAGCACGGATGGAACGCGAGGCAGCGGACAGGTCACCAAGCGCTTCAGTGAGTACGTATCCAAGGCGTGAATTCCCTTCTACGGTTTGTTCAACAGAGAAAAACGTCTTTTCGGCCTGTTCAGAGGCATGGCGAACCGCTATGGCCATGTCGTCTAGATCTGCCGCCAGCGGCACGATCTGATCATCCACATTTTGCACCAGTTTATGTGCGTGTTTCACGGCTACTTCAATAGTGGCTGCCAGCGGCCTGACCTGCCTATCTATATTACGAACTAGGCCGCCTGCGTCCCTCACAGCTGTCTCAATGCTGGCTGCCAGCGGCAAGACCCGCCTGTCCACGTTTCGCACCAGCATCTGGGCGTCGCTCATAGTTTTTCCAAGGGCCCTGATCGCTCCCATGAGTTCAGGGGACCGCACCAGAAGATCCACTGCTTCTGCAGCACGCAGCGCTTGCTTTACCAGTTTGTCGAGGGGAAGCTTCTCCACCGTCGATTCTGTCTCAGCAATGGTTGCCCCTGGCTGCAGGACTTCGCCGTGGTCTCCCGCGTCGATTTTGATAAACTTTTCGCCAATCAGGCCGGCTGTGACGATGGCAGCGGTAGCATCCTCCAGGATCTTTATGCCTTTTTTAATCTGTAATTCCACCACCGCCGTCTTGTCTTCCTGATCTATGGTGAGTTGTTCCACCTGGCCAATTTTGATTCCCATCATTTCCACAGCGCTGCCCTCTTGCAAGCCGGACACAGAAGAAAATCTTGCAAAGAGCGGGTAAGAATCGTCGCCGATGATAGAAACCTCACCAAGTTGAACCATCATATAGCCAACGAATAGCAGCCCTATGATTACAAAAATGCCGACTGTTGTCTGGATAGTCTGCTTTTGCATGATATTTCGACCTCGCTTTCCGTGCTGAAACTCCCTGGGCCTTCTTTCTGACTCCCCCGCTGCCATCTTCCCCATACTATTCCCTGAATCTGTACAACTTCAACTCGAAATACTGGAAAAAGATGCGGAATGGGGAACGCGAAAGCAGTGTGCGGAACGGGGAACGCGGAATGTGGAGTTGAGAACATGGCATCACCGCCTTGCAGGAGGTCGTTTCTTTATGAATAATGCCGGTCATTGAAGACGAGCTGCGCGAAGTACAGAAAGGTCCTCAATCTAGGAAGATTGCCGGCATGCCGTTGACTTCTGAATT
This window harbors:
- a CDS encoding MCE family protein; protein product: MQKQTIQTTVGIFVIIGLLFVGYMMVQLGEVSIIGDDSYPLFARFSSVSGLQEGSAVEMMGIKIGQVEQLTIDQEDKTAVVELQIKKGIKILEDATAAIVTAGLIGEKFIKIDAGDHGEVLQPGATIAETESTVEKLPLDKLVKQALRAAEAVDLLVRSPELMGAIRALGKTMSDAQMLVRNVDRRVLPLAASIETAVRDAGGLVRNIDRQVRPLAATIEVAVKHAHKLVQNVDDQIVPLAADLDDMAIAVRHASEQAEKTFFSVEQTVEGNSRLGYVLTEALGDLSAASRSIRALTEYLERHPEAVLFGKR